The DNA segment TATCTTCAACCACCGAAAGAATCCATTCAAACCTGGCAGAACTGTTTGCaacaatcaaagaaaaaaaatggcaatTTGATCCTGTTGCTGCCTTGTACCACCTCACACACCACAATAACTGCCACAGTTCAGTGAGGAACAGCCTGTGGGAGTtcacctgctgctgctgcactgcAGCTAGATTGAGTGGGGtttccaacatgtacaatgAGAGGTACTACTAGCGCTGCACTTTTGCAGATCTTTCTCTTGGATTGCAAGCAAGCCAAGAACCCTAGCCAGTAGCCTTCTTTCATCTGGTGGCAGTGCACAGATGATGCATTCCCCATTGATGCCTTTCTATGTTAGCATAAAAGGACACACCTCAGATACTATTAGGGCATGGCAGCTCTGAAATGATTACAGCATTCTTAAAAGTATAGCAATAGTATCCTAAGATATAGGAGTAGCTAGTGATATCTATGCCTCTGAGGTGCCATAGCAGAAGAATCAACTGCCATATAGAGGAGTGATACTTTACTCGAGTAGTGCCTTGTCGTTTGAAATGCGCAGTTGGCGCCAAAATTTAGCACCCACAAAGACAGGACAAATTGGAATTCCCTTGGCAAATCAACAACTCCAAGTTGAGAGCATGCACGATTCAAGCTTAACAGTCATCCTTGAGCTGTTGTGTTAGACAAACATTTAAATTACATGAAGATTTGCATAAGGGTGACATCAAGCATTGGACTATGTGACCTCAAAAACCTAAAAAGACAATTGTGAGGCTAAACTACATGGTGGTGAAACTAACTAGAAGCATCAAGACAAGAAACCACAGTGGTGTGTGACCTAGAAAAATGGCCAGAAAACAGAAATGGGTTTGGTGGACTCTTGCAGAGGGTATGAGGACATGAGTTGATAACTTTGCCAAACCCTAGAATAAAAGTGAGGTTCAAGGGGCAGCTGTGTGTGGCTTCTGTCCTGTAAGGAGGAGAAGAATGAATTAACAAAGCAGGGTTGTGGCTTCATTGTGTGTTAGGGTGCTTCTCCTGTTGTTGGGTTTTGGGCTTTGGagtcttctctccctctcctttcctTGTGGCTTTTTCTTGGGTGCGTGCATGGATGCATGGGGTCTAGTGTTGGATAGGGTGGGGAGGAGAGAAGGTTTTGAAAGGAAAAATGTTTAAAAATTTCTGATGTTCTTCTTGCAATTTGGACTTCGATGGGAAATCCTGCCTGTGTCCTTCAAACTCAAAGTCAAGGATTTGTGTAAACAATACCCATGGACTGAAAAAAATGGAAAGAAGACGGTAAATAATACCCATGGactgaaacaaaatatttgaaagGAGACAGTAAACAATATTCATGGACTGAAAAAATATATTGGAAAGGAGAAAGCAATTGCTCCATGCCCATATTTTGAAGTTTAATATGCGCATGCGATTtgccttcatttttttttctttctaaatcaTTGCCCTTACTTTGAGATACTAAATGTGTGGTCTGCCCCTCTTTTGTGCCGCGTGTGATCCTGCTCCATATACCCattttacaataaaataaaataatatgatGGAGATTAGAGTGAGTTGGAGAAAAGATCGAAATGCCCCTCGTGGCTTATGTTGCATACCTTTGAGcactaaatcctcattttggttaCTCACTTCTAACCCTAAATTGATTGGGCTCCGAAATCGGTTCCCTGGCGGCGTTGCTTGCGGGCGTGGAGGCAAAAGGTGCGGTGCATGAGGGGCGGTTCGGGTGCGGACTCGACCTTCACTGTCCATTGGATTGGTTCGTCCCCGATTCATTCGCTCTCCTTGTCACCTACAGACTCGGACTTGTCAGATCGGTATTAGACCCGTCGCTACTAATTTTAAAAAAGTAGGGACAATGGtgcaaagtaaaaaaaatgggGCAAACAAGCATTTAGGAACCAAAGTTGGGGCAAATATGCAAATGACCCTAAACAATACTCATGGACCGAAGAAAGAATTATTGGAAAGAACAGTGAACAATACTCATGGACTGAAAAAGTTGAGTTACATATGAGCACAGGTCTTTGCTCACCATATCACAGGAATAAGTTGGAAAACTCATGAACTGTTAAAGAAATCCACACCAACAATTCTCACGGGAAATCCACGTTCTCAGATGCCTTTCTCAACAAAAACAGAGTAAACAAATTTGTTCTTACTGGCATCAGCATGTTCGACATTTCCAGCTGTGATGTTAAAATAGTGCTGCGGTGAACTAGACCTGTCGGAATCAATGgcgatgcagcagcagcagatcgaGCAGTGACAAAAAAAACCCTGCATTCCGTCACGTACAGCAGCGATTGACCACACGTAACATCTGGCGATAGGCCACTGTGGAATTTACACTGGCAGTAGTAAAAGTTTAAAATACGAGGAGGGACAGACATATGGCAAAGCAGCGCAGAAATTTGCCGGTTTTGAACGTGGTTCCGTGGGGGCGGTGAGCTGAGGCTGAAACTGAAGCTGAAGCTCCCCTTGAGTTCTCTCGGGAACGATGCAATGCGTGTTGGTGCagcaaaacaagaaagaaaggaCAAGCAGCACCAACAGTGTAAAAGATACTTATAACAGTGCGAGGCAAGTATTGCACCGTTTTAACCATAATTTGTTCACACCTTCTAATTTTCAAACGTCTGAAAATAAATTGATTAGAGCGGCAGGGATGGAGTAGCTAGGACAAAGTAGTAAGAAGAACAATACATCCGGGATATAAGGTAAAAGAAATAATGTGGATTGTCGATTGAGATTGAATGGCTTATATTGGTTgtttgaaaagaaaaggaaaaaccaGACACCTGACACATTTGTCCGATTTGGAGAGTTTTGTACAAATTTCCGAAACTTTCAAAACGCAAGGCAAGTGTTTCTAGCTACGCGCGCGAACGATCCTTTGTGATCAAAATGAAGCAGCACGGTGTCAGAGAAGAGAGTGCTAGTAGACCGACCGGAAAGGAAGTGAACAGGAAAGGAAAGCCCGAGCAGAGCAGGGCAGAGCAGAAACAGGGGAGCCACACCGAGGAGCGCGCCCGCGGTGGTCCGCACTCGATCCCGCACGCTTCAATCCTAGCCCTGTGTGTTTATAAACTCTGCCCGGCATGCTCGGTGCTTGAGCTCGTCGTGTTGCTCTAGCTCTTCTTGCTGTCGCCGTAGCCAGGCAGGCTCAGCTCACTGGGAAcgaaggaaggaaggagaggggtgGCATGGGGTATGAGAGGATACACAAACTTCAGGTAATGGGTCATGCACACCTTAGCTGAATCGGCACCGTCATAATTCTGCATGAAAGATGCACCGCGCCTTATCAGCATTGTCTGGCTGGGTTCGTGATTTGGACATTGCAGGGCAgttatgccttttttttttcttttcttgtcctTCACCTGGAATTTAGTTTCTCTGAATTCTGATGAGTTCCTTTGTTAAGTTATACTACTGTTCTTCGTTTCCATTGGGTTGTAATGCAGCATGATTTTCCGATGACCATTTTGTTTGCTTTGTAAATGCGCTTGGTTTTGTATGGCCTTGTTCATATCTAGACTACCCGTTGTGTGGTGAACAGTTGAACATGGATGCAACTTTCATAATCTTAGAGATGAATACTGATGTCGTTGttattcttctttctttctctgcTCTGTAGCTGAAGCTTGCCAATGCCGTGTGTACTACCGCtacgtctctctccctctctctctctctctgatgaACATTTTTGGTGGTCAAAGAACTTTCGAATATCCACTTGTGGTGCCCTGGATTTGGATGCCATGAACTGAGAGTAGTCCTCATGGCTGCTCAGTTTAAAAGTAGTGTAGTATAGTTGGGAGCTGCCCCAAGATTCACTTCGCTCCTCATATTACTCCCTAATGGCAACTTGAGAAGTACTACTAACAGCTAATTTAATACGACTGTTCTTTGCAGCAGCAAGACATAAACTTTGCAGCCATTACCACAATTTACAAAGACATTAAAGAGCAATTAAACATTACATTTACAGCTTTCCTTGATTCCTATGTGATCAGTTTTTTCCAATGTCTCGGTGACTGCTACTGTTTGACCACTAATAAAATTGTTAATAGTAGTTTTAGTGGTGCAATGGCGTGATTAGTATGGATATTAACTTCACCTCATTGGAAACAAAATGTTTACTAGCATGCTCCTACTAGTATCAAATTCCCTGCTCTTGTGATTTCTGATGCAGATGGGGGTGATGTCTCCAACCAAGCTCAGGGTGAAGCTGCTGGGGTCCCATGGAGGCGGCAAGAAGGAAGAGGCTAGTGGCAAGTCGCCGCGGGCGTCGCCGTCGAGGCTCGTCGTCGACGACGGCGCTGACCACCCCAAGAGCAGCCTTCTGGCCCAAGAACTCGACGAAGGTGGGTTCCTCTGTTGGTAAAAATTGCATCTTTGCACTCGGTTGGATTGTGCAGTTCAGTCTGTTTTACGTCAGCTGTTCTATCTCCAGAGTACCCCAGGGACCGATCGGATTCTTCGCGGTCGCGCTCCGACGCgagccacggcagggcggcgcACAGCGGCGGTGGGAGTGGCTGCGACAGCGGGCACGAGAATGGCAGCCCTggcaccggcgccggcggcagcaACTTCGAGTTCCACAGGGAGGTGAGGGGGGCGGTGGTGTCCGGGCCGTTCTTCCGTCAGGTGCCGTCCAAGTGGAACGATGCGGAGAAGTGGATCGCGGGGCGGCACGTCGTGCACTCCAACCCTATTTTCTCCAAGAAGCCCGCCGCGCTGCCCCACGCTCCCGCGGGCGGCGGCCGTGTCGCGCCGGAGTCCGCGGCTCCGAAGGGCGGCACCCCTTGCGACAACCCGAGCTCGCGCGGTGGAGGTGCTGCCAGTGCGCTAACCGAGTTGTCGTCGAAGTCCTCATCGCCGTCGTCGGTGAGCGGGCCGGTGAACAATCCTCCTCACAAGAGGCTCCGCGCCGCAGCACTGCCGCCGGCGCAGCCGGTGTCGATGCGGGACGTAGGGACGGAGACGACGCCGATCGCGAGCCAGGAGCAGTCGCGGAGCAGCACCCCCGCCGGCGCTGCCACGCCGTCGCTGAGCCCGCTCTGCTCCGTGCCGTCCAGCCCGAGGGGCGGCGCCTCGGCCTCGTCGTCCTCCGCGTCGGAGCGGGAGCTGCGGCTCAGGACGCGGCGGGAGATCGCCGCGCTCGGGCTGCAGCTGGGCAAGATGAACATCGCGTCGTGGGCCAGCAATGAGGGGGGCCTCCTCGCCCGAGCCGCCTCGCCGGCTGAGAGCCCCGGAGCCATCGATGACGAGATCAAAAGGAAGGAGTTGGAAGCGCGCGCCGCGGCGTGGGAGGAGTCCCATAAGTGTAAACTCGCCTCAAGGTGTgcaaaaattattttccttttttctccCTTCCTATGCAGTGTTGCCTGGCGTGCCCATTTTTTTTTGGGCCAAATGGGACACTCCGAATCTGAGTCGGAGAGTCGGAATTCGGGGGAACGCTGGAATTTCATCGTAAACACTTAGTCCCTGTTGTAACACGGGTATTCCTCAAGAATTGTTCTCCTTATGGATGATCCCATATACAGTTAATATATTTCTGAATCTTATTATGTGCCTAATGTCGCAGATATCAGAGGAAGGAGGTGAAGATACAGGAATGGGAGAGTTGCCAGAAATCCAAATTTGAAGCCAAGATGAGGCAAGCTGAGGTCAGTTTCAGATTTTGCTGAACTTTCATCTGAACTTGGCACACACTCCTGGTTGATTGCACTCTTCGTAGACTGATAATTGAACTCATTCTGGTTTAATTCAGCAACAATTTGTTGGTTGCAGTATGTCGTACAGAGTGGCTGGCTGACTGAATTGTGCAAACACTTTCAGGCGCAGGCTGAGCAGATGAGAGCCCGGGCGAAGCACAACCTGGCGAAGAGGTTGTCCGTCCTGAGCCACAGGGTGGAGGTCAAGCAGGCCAGGGTGGAGGCACGGCGGAGCCGGCAGGCGGCCCGGTTGGCGCGGCAGGTGGAGCGAATCCGCAAGACCGGCCGTGAGCCCTGCCGGTTCCGGCGGTGCTGCAGCTGGTTCCTGTGACCAACTTCAGAGCGCAGGCTAGACTTGCTCTGGTTGCAGCTGAGTGCTGAGTGGAAGCCTGAAGGTCTCAATGCACCCTCTGGGGCGAGAGTTTCAGAACATCATACTAGCATCATGGCATGAGCTTTGTACATGAAATTATTACAAGATTACCTCTGGCAGTGCTCCTGATTTCTGATAAATGTGCTGTCTGTTGCTTGCCTTGTATAATCTGAATTGTTCTGTAGCCTGATCTAGGCCATGATATGTTCTCACCGATAAACTTAGGCTGGAGCTAGCAGCTCGAGTGTGTTAAGATCATCTCTTCTTTTAACTGATGAACATTTCCAGAACCAAGAGAGCCTCTCTCCAGGTTGTTTACAAGGATGTGAGGAGAATTTAGACTGGAGTCTGGCCCGATCTCCCTCTTACAAATATGGCCTAAACATTTTTGAATTCATGGTATGGTGAAGTCGTTCAATAAGCTAGTCAAGCCTgcaacaaagaaaaaacaaaagatcacCCCTTTCAACTGCTTTTGCCCAATGGAGTCAAGCCTGCATGAGTTCAACATTATTCATGACACCACATGGAGCTAATAGGGAGCTCATTGACCCTGTCTCCTATGGGCTGATTCTACCCATGCATAGAATCATGATTTGGTCTAGCAGATAACAAACCCCTAAATCATGCAAGCTGACATGAATCTAGGCAGACTAACGGATCAAATCCTACGGACTACAGAGTACAAACAGTACAAAAATTTGACTTGGTTGGCCTGCAACATCAACCAACGgcttaaaaaatgaaaaaggtgAAAGATTGAATGGCTTAGGCACTACATGGAATCATCAGTTTCAGATATGAAAAAGGTGAAAGTTTGAATGGCTTAGGCTCTACATGGAATCATCAGtttcagatatatatatatagctacaGGAATAGGTCACTTCTACCGTGACTGCCTGAATTCATTGAATAGTTCTTGTCTGCCATCTAGAGCTTAGGCTATGGCTATCACATAACTAGAGTAGTTATCATACAACATGTCCATTACTAGTGTGATACAATAGATCATCTAGCTATATTAACGACTAAGTTATTCCTGGCGAAATGGACTAGAGATCACAGGAAACGCAGGTCATCACAGATAGCGATCCTTCAGTGCCAAATTGCTTGTTTGGTCTGGATTCCGGTCTTCATCTCAATAGTCCAGAGGCACTACTGGCGCAATATTGCCACTGAGGTTCTGCATGTCATGGCTTGCAGAATAGTCATCGCAGACATTGCTCGTTAGCATCCCTGCTCCAGGTGCAGACAGAAGGCCGACTCCGTCACGGACCATCTGCTGCGCGTCTTGTGGCGAGAGTATCTTTATGCACCATACGCTATTCACAAACTCCCTGAAAAAAACATGGCATCCGAAGATCATGCTTGAATGAAAATTCAGAAAGAATTCATTTATGTGTATACAAAAGGAAGATAGCTCTGCATGTGCATACTGCCACGGATCATCGCCGACAAGAAGAATATCATTTTCCCGGTCGACGAATACAAGCTGCCAGCCTGATCTTACAGGGTCCTCCAGTTGGCCTTCAAGACCAAATAATCGCTCGAGCTCGCTACGTAACTCATAGTAGCTGCTGAATCTTGTGATATCGAGCGATCTCCCAAGGGACCCTGATTTGTAAACCTAGTAGAGCAAATAAAAATTAGCCAGTTTACGCAGGCAAATGTCGTCAAAAGGTTGTGATTGCTAATTCAAGTATCTAATGCTCATGCTTAAGTATTCTCAGAACCTTAAGATGTTCTCCCTCCATATCAAAATGAAGAAGTACTCTGGTGCTCCTTTCATTAAAAAATTTGCAAATCTTAAAGCTCTAATTAGGGGGCAAATCTGTATACGAGATAGTTAACCAGATTTCGAGTCTGTATAACTGATAGAAGTGCTAGTCGGCGGGTCTGTTCGAGTGGCCCCAATTAGGCGAGCAATTCTCAGTCAGGCCAACAAACTACATGTTCGTCTCCTCTAAATAAAAGCAATTCTCAGTCAGGCCAACAAACTACACTTCTATGAAGCCATGCAACGACATTCAATCTAGGGCCTGTTTAGCAGAGCTCCCAGACTAGCTACCAGAGTGGAATCAGtgggagctctgtcaaacagcagTTTGCAGTTTTTAGATCCCAGAGTGATTCTGTACGAGTGATTCCCTAAAAATAAACTAGATGCTGAGAGCTGAAAAAACCACTTTCCCCTAATCCACTTCCCCCATATAATCACTTCATCGATAGAGTTTACCCTAGAAAATGActaaagaatcactttcagtcaCAAAATCACTTTTCATGGAGAATCACTGCTCCCAGAGAAATTGGATCAGAGGAAGCTCCACCAAACAAGCCCCTAACCTCAGTTTTGAGACTCGTGTTCCTAGCTCCATATCCTACCATGGACATGAGAGAAGACATCAATGCAAACGCCCATGAAGTGGTGGCCGAGTACATACGTTACGAAGAGAAATGGCACTCCAACAAATCCATGGGATTTGCTTAACGAACAGGTCCATACCTAGCACTTTTATCTGTTATAACTACTCAAAGTTTGGTTACCTCTCTTAAATACAGATTTGCCCTTGACTTTGAGATTCGCAAACTTTTTAACGAAAGAAACACTGGAGCACTTCTCTTCATGCGATCTCCCAAACAACACTTTACCATTAATTTCTCTAATACTACATAGCTCATGACAACAAAATTATGATAATAGGAAAACGCATTCAAATATGAATCCAGTGGTCAAAGATTAGGAAGTTCGAACCTTGAAATGCATGTGCGCcttataaaaagaaatggagggagtagttGACTGTTTTGCTACCATCAACGCACTAAAAATTGAACTTTTTACCATCATAAAGTAAAAGACTATTGCAGTTACCAACTTCACCAATCAGTGAAAAGAATGCTCATTG comes from the Phragmites australis chromosome 22, lpPhrAust1.1, whole genome shotgun sequence genome and includes:
- the LOC133905094 gene encoding remorin 4.1-like, with the translated sequence MGVMSPTKLRVKLLGSHGGGKKEEASGKSPRASPSRLVVDDGADHPKSSLLAQELDEEYPRDRSDSSRSRSDASHGRAAHSGGGSGCDSGHENGSPGTGAGGSNFEFHREVRGAVVSGPFFRQVPSKWNDAEKWIAGRHVVHSNPIFSKKPAALPHAPAGGGRVAPESAAPKGGTPCDNPSSRGGGAASALTELSSKSSSPSSVSGPVNNPPHKRLRAAALPPAQPVSMRDVGTETTPIASQEQSRSSTPAGAATPSLSPLCSVPSSPRGGASASSSSASERELRLRTRREIAALGLQLGKMNIASWASNEGGLLARAASPAESPGAIDDEIKRKELEARAAAWEESHKCKLASRYQRKEVKIQEWESCQKSKFEAKMRQAEAQAEQMRARAKHNLAKRLSVLSHRVEVKQARVEARRSRQAARLARQVERIRKTGREPCRFRRCCSWFL